From Streptomyces sp. NBC_00683, one genomic window encodes:
- a CDS encoding MFS transporter, whose product MLQKTAASPAGNPYLRLLATPGARAFTAGNLLARLPMGMFSVSAVIMIAGAHGSYALAGAVTATGLAATALVAPWTARLVDRYGQARIAVPATATATLGSLALVLCVHYDAPVWTLFAAYVATATTPNTGGMSRARWAHLHQGDPAALHTANSFEQAADELCFMLGPVLAATLCGALFPEAGTLTGAILLMTGVLLFAAQRGTEPPVAPRTHAATPLRTPGMPALLTAFVATGAVFGALELVSIAHAGGAILALQAGGSCVAGLLYGSLRPAADIRRRLLLCLTGMTVLMSLPLIAAATTGSLFVLAGCLLVAGAATAPTMVTAMTLIQRLTPQAQLNEGMTLAVTALLGGVAVGSAVGGRLVEHSGTVTGYAVPMCAAALALAVAAAGIRRV is encoded by the coding sequence GTGCTCCAGAAAACCGCTGCCTCCCCCGCAGGCAACCCGTACCTCCGCCTGCTCGCCACCCCCGGCGCACGCGCCTTCACCGCGGGCAACCTCCTCGCCCGGCTGCCCATGGGGATGTTCAGCGTCAGCGCCGTCATCATGATCGCCGGTGCGCACGGTTCGTACGCCCTCGCAGGCGCCGTCACCGCCACCGGCCTCGCCGCGACCGCCCTGGTCGCCCCCTGGACCGCGCGGCTCGTCGACCGGTACGGCCAGGCCAGGATCGCCGTGCCCGCCACCGCGACAGCCACGCTCGGCTCACTCGCCCTGGTGCTCTGCGTGCACTACGACGCCCCGGTCTGGACGCTCTTCGCCGCGTACGTCGCCACGGCCACCACGCCGAACACCGGAGGCATGTCCCGGGCCCGCTGGGCTCATCTGCACCAGGGCGACCCGGCGGCCCTGCACACCGCGAACTCCTTCGAACAGGCCGCCGACGAGCTGTGCTTCATGCTCGGCCCGGTCCTGGCCGCCACCCTGTGCGGTGCGCTCTTCCCCGAAGCGGGCACCCTCACCGGCGCGATCCTCCTGATGACCGGCGTACTGCTCTTCGCCGCACAACGGGGGACCGAGCCCCCGGTGGCACCCCGCACCCACGCGGCCACTCCCCTGCGGACGCCCGGCATGCCCGCCCTGCTCACCGCGTTCGTCGCGACGGGTGCGGTGTTCGGCGCCCTGGAGCTCGTGTCGATCGCCCACGCCGGGGGCGCGATCCTCGCTCTCCAGGCGGGCGGCTCCTGCGTGGCGGGGCTGTTGTACGGGTCGCTGCGCCCCGCCGCGGACATCAGGCGCCGGCTGCTGCTCTGCCTCACGGGGATGACCGTGCTCATGTCGCTCCCTCTGATCGCCGCGGCCACGACCGGTTCCCTGTTCGTCCTCGCGGGCTGCCTGCTGGTGGCAGGTGCGGCCACGGCGCCCACCATGGTCACCGCGATGACGCTGATACAGCGGCTCACCCCGCAGGCCCAGCTCAACGAGGGCATGACGCTCGCGGTCACCGCGCTGCTCGGCGGCGTGGCCGTGGGGTCGGCGGTCGGCGGCCGGCTGGTGGAGCACTCCGGGACGGTCACCGGCTATGCCGTACCGATGTGTGCGGCGGCCCTGGCGCTGGCGGTGGCGGCGGCCGGGATACGCAGAGTCTGA
- a CDS encoding LysR family transcriptional regulator, giving the protein MSASLSSDTDPRLLRAFVAVAEDLHFTRAAARLYVAQQALSRDIRRLERELGTELFERTTRQVSLTPDGERLLPYARRVLDAHAELAAAFGDPAARPLLVDLNIDGMTAARVLARARELAPDCELMARFESGLTWAAGEVLAGRLDASFGRAAGLDPAVLSRLSVQPVRYEPMAVLLPHDHPLAGRPVVALDELSGETVYAGAGNARTREWTDLAARLFGEWGIVLAPPAPLAVGVAEFQRVMAKSRHPVLTVVDFPPLPGTVVRPLVRPVPLSPLLLVWRAGARHPGLDALRAGAAELAATEGWMVRPPDSWLPEADVSLMRHRS; this is encoded by the coding sequence GTGTCCGCCTCCTTGTCCTCCGATACCGACCCCAGGCTCCTGCGCGCCTTCGTCGCCGTGGCCGAGGACCTGCACTTCACCCGTGCCGCCGCCCGGCTCTACGTCGCGCAGCAGGCGTTGAGCCGGGACATCCGCCGACTGGAGCGCGAGCTCGGCACGGAACTCTTCGAGCGCACCACCCGCCAGGTGTCGCTCACTCCTGACGGGGAACGCCTCCTCCCGTACGCCCGGCGGGTGCTCGACGCGCACGCCGAGCTTGCCGCCGCTTTCGGCGACCCGGCTGCCCGCCCGCTGCTCGTCGACCTCAACATCGACGGGATGACCGCGGCGCGGGTCCTGGCCAGGGCGCGGGAGCTCGCACCCGACTGCGAGCTGATGGCCCGCTTCGAGAGTGGCCTGACCTGGGCGGCGGGCGAGGTGCTCGCGGGGCGGCTCGACGCCTCCTTCGGCCGGGCGGCCGGGCTCGACCCCGCGGTTCTCTCCCGGCTCTCCGTACAGCCGGTGCGGTACGAGCCGATGGCCGTCCTGCTGCCGCACGATCATCCTCTCGCAGGGCGCCCGGTCGTCGCATTGGACGAACTGTCCGGGGAGACCGTCTACGCGGGGGCGGGCAATGCGCGCACCCGGGAGTGGACCGACCTCGCCGCCCGGCTCTTCGGCGAGTGGGGCATCGTGCTGGCCCCTCCGGCTCCACTGGCCGTCGGAGTGGCTGAATTTCAACGGGTGATGGCCAAGTCCAGGCATCCCGTCCTGACCGTCGTCGACTTCCCGCCGCTGCCGGGGACGGTGGTGCGCCCGTTGGTCCGTCCCGTCCCGCTGTCTCCGTTGCTGCTGGTGTGGCGTGCCGGGGCCAGGCACCCCGGACTGGACGCGCTGCGCGCCGGCGCGGCCGAACTGGCTGCGACAGAGGGATGGATGGTCAGGCCACCCGATTCATGGCTGCCCGAAGCCGATGTGTCACTCATGCGTCACCGTTCATGA